From a region of the Pan paniscus chromosome 19, NHGRI_mPanPan1-v2.0_pri, whole genome shotgun sequence genome:
- the KIF19 gene encoding kinesin-like protein KIF19 isoform X2: protein MKDSGDSKDQQLMVALRVRPISVAELEEGATLIAHKVDEQMVVLMDPVEDPDDILRAHRSREKSYLFDVAFDFTATQEMVYQATTKSLIEGVISGYNATVFAYGPTGCGKTYTMLGTDQEPGIYVRTLNDLFRAIEETSNDMEYEVSMSYLEIYNEMIRDLLNPSLGYLELREDARGVIQVAGITEVSTINAKEIMQLLMKGNRQRTQEPTAANQTSSRSHAVLQVAVRQRSRVKNILQEVRQGRLFMIDLAGSERASQTQNRGQRMKEGAHINRSLLALGNCINALSDKGSNKYINYRDSKLTRLLKDSLGGNSRTVMIAHISPASSAFEESRNTLTYAGRAKNIKTRVKQNLLNVSYHIAQYTSIIADLRGEIQRLKCKIDEQTGRGQARGRQDRGDIRHIQAEVQLHSGQGEKAGMGQLREQLASAFQEQMDVRRRLLELENRAMEVQIDTSRHLLTIAGWKHEKSRRALKWREEQRKECYAKDDSEKDSDTGDDQPDILEPPEVAAARDSIAALVGEQKQLRKQKLALEQRCRELRARGRRLEETLPRRIGSEEQREVLSLLCRVHELEVENTEMQSRALLRDGALRHRHEAVRRLEQHRSLCDEIIQGQRQIIDDYNLAVPQRLEELYEVYLRELEEGSLEQATIMDQVASRALQDSSLPKITPAGTSLTPDSDLESVKTLSSDAQHLQNSALPPLSTESEGHHVFKAGTGAWQAKSSSVPTPPPIQLGSLVMQEAPAQDSLGSWINSSPDSSENLSEIPLSHKERKEILTGTKCIWVKAARRRSRALGTEGRHLLAPATERSSLSLHSLSEGDDARPPGPLACKRPPSPTLQHAASEDNLSSSTGEAPSRAVGHHGDGPRPWLRGQKKSLGKKREESLEAKRRKRRSRSFEVTGQGLSHPKTHLLGPHQAEHISDHRMPVCRHPAPGIRHLGKVTLPLAKVKLPPSQNTGLGDSSPLAVPPNPGGGSRRATRGPRLPHGTSTHGKDGCSRHN, encoded by the exons ATGGTGGTTCTTATGGACCCAGTGGAGGATCCCGACGACATCCTGCGGGCGCATCGCTCCCGGGAGAAGTCCTACCTGTTCGACGTGGCCTTTGACTTCACCGCCACCCAG GAGATGGTGTATCAGGCCACCACCAAGAGCCTCATCGAGGGCGTCATCTCAGGCTACAATGCCACTGTCTTTGCCTATGGCCCCACAG GCTGTGGGAAAACCTACACCATGCTGGGCACAGACCAGGAGCCTGGCATCTATGTTCGGACCCTCAATGACCTCTTCCGTGCCATCGAGGAGACCAGCAATGACATGGAGTATGAGGTCTCCATGTCCTACCTGGAG ATCTACAATGAGATGATCCGGGACCTGCTGAACCCCTCCCTGGGCTACCTGGAGCTGCGGGAGGACGCTAGGGGGGTGATCCAGGTGGCCGGCATCACCGAAGTCTCCACCATCAATGCCAAGGAG aTCATGCAGCTGCTGATGAAGGGGAACCGGCAGAGGACCCAGGAGCCCACGGCCGCCAACCAGACGTCGTCCCGCTCCCACGCAGTGCTGCAGGTGGCCGTGCGCCAGCGCAGCCGGGTCAAGAACATCTTGCAGGAGGTGCGGCAGGGCCGCCTGTTCATGATCGACCTGGCTGGCTCAGAGCGTGCCTCCCAG ACACAGAATCGTGGGCAGCGTATGAAGGAGGGGGCCCACATCAACCGCTCGCTGCTGGCACTGGGCAACTGCATCAACGCCCTGAGCGACAAGGGTAGCAACAAGTACATCAACTATCGCGACAGCAAGCTCACCCGGCTCCTGAAG GACTCTCTGGGAGGAAACAGCCGCACAGTGATGATCGCTCACATCAGTCCTGCGAGCAGTGCCTTCGAGGAGTCCCGGAACACCCTGACCTATGCCGGCCGGGCCAAGAACATCAAGACTAGG GTGAAGCAGAACCTCCTGAACGTCTCCTACCACATCGCACAGTACACCAGCATCATCGCTGACCTGCGGGGTGAGATCCAGCGACTCAAGTGCAAGATTGATGAGCAGACTGGGCGGGGCCAGGCCCGGGGCCGGCAGGATCGGGGTGACATCCGCCACATCCAAG CTGAGGTCCAGCTGCACAGCGGGCAGGGTGAGAAGGCTGGCATGGGACAGCTTCGGGAGCAGCTCGCCAGCGCCTTCCAGGAGCAGATGGATGTGCGGAGGCGCCTGCTGGAGCTGGAGAACCGCGCCATGGAGGTCCAGATTGACACCTCCCGACACCTGCTCACCATCGCCGG CTGGAAGCATGAGAAGTCCCGCCGGGCCCTCAAATGGCGGGAGGAGCAGCGAAAGGAGTGCTACGCTAAGGACGACAGCGAGAAGGACTCAGACACAGGCGATGACCAACCAGACATCCTGGAGCCACCCGAGGTGGCCGCAGCCCGGGACAGCATTGCAGCCCTGGTGGGCGAGCAGAAGCAACTGCGCAAGCAGAAG CTGGCGCTGGAGCAGCGCTGCCGGGAGCTGCGTGCGCGGGGCCGGCGCCTGGAGGAGACGCTGCCGCGGCGCATCGGCTCCGAGGAGCAGCGCGAGGTGCTCAGCCTGCTGTGCCGCGTGCACGAGCTCGAGGTGGAGAACACCGAGATGCAGTCGCGCGCGCTGCTCCGCGACGGTGCGCTCCGCCACCGCCACGAGGCCGTGCGCCGCCTGGAGCAGCACCGCAGTCTCTGCGACGAGATTATCCAGGGCCAGCGGCAGATCATCGACG ACTACAACCTGGCCGTCCCGCAGCGCCTGGAAGAGCTCTACGAAGTCTACCTGCGGGAGCTGGAGGAGGGCAGCCTGGAGCAGGCCACCATCATGGACCAAGTGGCCTCCAGGGCCCTGCAG gacAGCTCCTTGCCCAAAATTACCCCAGCAGGAACCTCACTGACCCCAGATTCTGACCTGGAGAGTGTGAAGACATTGAGCTCTGATGCCCAGCACCTGCAGAACAGCgccctccctcccctcagcaCAGAGAG TGAAGGCCACCACGTGTTCAAGGCTGGTACTGGGGCCTGGCAGGCAAAAAGCTCCTCTGtgcccaccccacctcccatCCAGCTCGGCAGCCTGGTGATGCAGGAG GCCCCGGCTCAGGACAGCCTGGGCAGCTGGATCAACTCTTCCCCTGACAGCAGTGAGAACCTGTCGGAGATCCCCTTGTCCCACAAAG AGAGGAAGGAGATCCTGACTGGCACCAAGTGCATCTGGGTGAAGGCCGCCCGGCGGCGCTCGCGGGCCCTGGGAACCGAGGGGCGACACCTGCTGGCACCCGCGACAGAGCGCAGCAGCCTGTCCCTGCACTCACTGAGCGAGGGCGACGATGCGCGGCCACCAGGCCCACTGGCCTGCAAGCGGCCGCCCAGCCCCACACTGCAGCATGCTGCCAGTGAGGACAACCTGTCCAGCAGCACGGGCGAGGCCCCGTCCCGGGCAGTCGGACATCATGGGGACGGCCCCAGGCCCTGGCTGCGTGGCCAGAAGAAAAGCCTGGGCAAGAAAAGGGAGGAGTCGCTGGAGGCAAAGAGAAGGAAGCGGAGGTCCCGATCCTTCGAGGTCACCGGGCAAGGG CTCTCCCACCCCAAGACACACCTCCTGGGGCCCCATCAGGCGGAGCACATCTCGGACCACAGGATGCCAGTGTGCAGGCACCCAGCCCCTGGTATCCGGCATCTGGGAAAGGTCACGCTACCTTTGGCCAAAGTCAAACTCCCTCCAAGCCAGAACACGG GCCTGGGGGACTCCTCACCCCTGGCTGTTCCCCCCAACCCAGGTGGTGGTTCTCGACGGGCTACCCGTGGGCCCCGTCTGCCCCACGGCACAAGCACCCATGGCAAAGATGGATGCTCCCGGCATAACTGA
- the KIF19 gene encoding kinesin-like protein KIF19 isoform X1 has protein sequence MKDSGDSKDQQLMVALRVRPISVAELEEGATLIAHKVDEQMVVLMDPVEDPDDILRAHRSREKSYLFDVAFDFTATQEMVYQATTKSLIEGVISGYNATVFAYGPTGCGKTYTMLGTDQEPGIYVRTLNDLFRAIEETSNDMEYEVSMSYLEIYNEMIRDLLNPSLGYLELREDARGVIQVAGITEVSTINAKEIMQLLMKGNRQRTQEPTAANQTSSRSHAVLQVAVRQRSRVKNILQEVRQGRLFMIDLAGSERASQTQNRGQRMKEGAHINRSLLALGNCINALSDKGSNKYINYRDSKLTRLLKVPATAGPGHWAPRDSLGGNSRTVMIAHISPASSAFEESRNTLTYAGRAKNIKTRVKQNLLNVSYHIAQYTSIIADLRGEIQRLKCKIDEQTGRGQARGRQDRGDIRHIQAEVQLHSGQGEKAGMGQLREQLASAFQEQMDVRRRLLELENRAMEVQIDTSRHLLTIAGWKHEKSRRALKWREEQRKECYAKDDSEKDSDTGDDQPDILEPPEVAAARDSIAALVGEQKQLRKQKLALEQRCRELRARGRRLEETLPRRIGSEEQREVLSLLCRVHELEVENTEMQSRALLRDGALRHRHEAVRRLEQHRSLCDEIIQGQRQIIDDYNLAVPQRLEELYEVYLRELEEGSLEQATIMDQVASRALQDSSLPKITPAGTSLTPDSDLESVKTLSSDAQHLQNSALPPLSTESEGHHVFKAGTGAWQAKSSSVPTPPPIQLGSLVMQEAPAQDSLGSWINSSPDSSENLSEIPLSHKERKEILTGTKCIWVKAARRRSRALGTEGRHLLAPATERSSLSLHSLSEGDDARPPGPLACKRPPSPTLQHAASEDNLSSSTGEAPSRAVGHHGDGPRPWLRGQKKSLGKKREESLEAKRRKRRSRSFEVTGQGLSHPKTHLLGPHQAEHISDHRMPVCRHPAPGIRHLGKVTLPLAKVKLPPSQNTGLGDSSPLAVPPNPGGGSRRATRGPRLPHGTSTHGKDGCSRHN, from the exons ATGGTGGTTCTTATGGACCCAGTGGAGGATCCCGACGACATCCTGCGGGCGCATCGCTCCCGGGAGAAGTCCTACCTGTTCGACGTGGCCTTTGACTTCACCGCCACCCAG GAGATGGTGTATCAGGCCACCACCAAGAGCCTCATCGAGGGCGTCATCTCAGGCTACAATGCCACTGTCTTTGCCTATGGCCCCACAG GCTGTGGGAAAACCTACACCATGCTGGGCACAGACCAGGAGCCTGGCATCTATGTTCGGACCCTCAATGACCTCTTCCGTGCCATCGAGGAGACCAGCAATGACATGGAGTATGAGGTCTCCATGTCCTACCTGGAG ATCTACAATGAGATGATCCGGGACCTGCTGAACCCCTCCCTGGGCTACCTGGAGCTGCGGGAGGACGCTAGGGGGGTGATCCAGGTGGCCGGCATCACCGAAGTCTCCACCATCAATGCCAAGGAG aTCATGCAGCTGCTGATGAAGGGGAACCGGCAGAGGACCCAGGAGCCCACGGCCGCCAACCAGACGTCGTCCCGCTCCCACGCAGTGCTGCAGGTGGCCGTGCGCCAGCGCAGCCGGGTCAAGAACATCTTGCAGGAGGTGCGGCAGGGCCGCCTGTTCATGATCGACCTGGCTGGCTCAGAGCGTGCCTCCCAG ACACAGAATCGTGGGCAGCGTATGAAGGAGGGGGCCCACATCAACCGCTCGCTGCTGGCACTGGGCAACTGCATCAACGCCCTGAGCGACAAGGGTAGCAACAAGTACATCAACTATCGCGACAGCAAGCTCACCCGGCTCCTGAAGGTACCAGCCACAGCTGGGCCTGGGCACTGGGCACCAAGG GACTCTCTGGGAGGAAACAGCCGCACAGTGATGATCGCTCACATCAGTCCTGCGAGCAGTGCCTTCGAGGAGTCCCGGAACACCCTGACCTATGCCGGCCGGGCCAAGAACATCAAGACTAGG GTGAAGCAGAACCTCCTGAACGTCTCCTACCACATCGCACAGTACACCAGCATCATCGCTGACCTGCGGGGTGAGATCCAGCGACTCAAGTGCAAGATTGATGAGCAGACTGGGCGGGGCCAGGCCCGGGGCCGGCAGGATCGGGGTGACATCCGCCACATCCAAG CTGAGGTCCAGCTGCACAGCGGGCAGGGTGAGAAGGCTGGCATGGGACAGCTTCGGGAGCAGCTCGCCAGCGCCTTCCAGGAGCAGATGGATGTGCGGAGGCGCCTGCTGGAGCTGGAGAACCGCGCCATGGAGGTCCAGATTGACACCTCCCGACACCTGCTCACCATCGCCGG CTGGAAGCATGAGAAGTCCCGCCGGGCCCTCAAATGGCGGGAGGAGCAGCGAAAGGAGTGCTACGCTAAGGACGACAGCGAGAAGGACTCAGACACAGGCGATGACCAACCAGACATCCTGGAGCCACCCGAGGTGGCCGCAGCCCGGGACAGCATTGCAGCCCTGGTGGGCGAGCAGAAGCAACTGCGCAAGCAGAAG CTGGCGCTGGAGCAGCGCTGCCGGGAGCTGCGTGCGCGGGGCCGGCGCCTGGAGGAGACGCTGCCGCGGCGCATCGGCTCCGAGGAGCAGCGCGAGGTGCTCAGCCTGCTGTGCCGCGTGCACGAGCTCGAGGTGGAGAACACCGAGATGCAGTCGCGCGCGCTGCTCCGCGACGGTGCGCTCCGCCACCGCCACGAGGCCGTGCGCCGCCTGGAGCAGCACCGCAGTCTCTGCGACGAGATTATCCAGGGCCAGCGGCAGATCATCGACG ACTACAACCTGGCCGTCCCGCAGCGCCTGGAAGAGCTCTACGAAGTCTACCTGCGGGAGCTGGAGGAGGGCAGCCTGGAGCAGGCCACCATCATGGACCAAGTGGCCTCCAGGGCCCTGCAG gacAGCTCCTTGCCCAAAATTACCCCAGCAGGAACCTCACTGACCCCAGATTCTGACCTGGAGAGTGTGAAGACATTGAGCTCTGATGCCCAGCACCTGCAGAACAGCgccctccctcccctcagcaCAGAGAG TGAAGGCCACCACGTGTTCAAGGCTGGTACTGGGGCCTGGCAGGCAAAAAGCTCCTCTGtgcccaccccacctcccatCCAGCTCGGCAGCCTGGTGATGCAGGAG GCCCCGGCTCAGGACAGCCTGGGCAGCTGGATCAACTCTTCCCCTGACAGCAGTGAGAACCTGTCGGAGATCCCCTTGTCCCACAAAG AGAGGAAGGAGATCCTGACTGGCACCAAGTGCATCTGGGTGAAGGCCGCCCGGCGGCGCTCGCGGGCCCTGGGAACCGAGGGGCGACACCTGCTGGCACCCGCGACAGAGCGCAGCAGCCTGTCCCTGCACTCACTGAGCGAGGGCGACGATGCGCGGCCACCAGGCCCACTGGCCTGCAAGCGGCCGCCCAGCCCCACACTGCAGCATGCTGCCAGTGAGGACAACCTGTCCAGCAGCACGGGCGAGGCCCCGTCCCGGGCAGTCGGACATCATGGGGACGGCCCCAGGCCCTGGCTGCGTGGCCAGAAGAAAAGCCTGGGCAAGAAAAGGGAGGAGTCGCTGGAGGCAAAGAGAAGGAAGCGGAGGTCCCGATCCTTCGAGGTCACCGGGCAAGGG CTCTCCCACCCCAAGACACACCTCCTGGGGCCCCATCAGGCGGAGCACATCTCGGACCACAGGATGCCAGTGTGCAGGCACCCAGCCCCTGGTATCCGGCATCTGGGAAAGGTCACGCTACCTTTGGCCAAAGTCAAACTCCCTCCAAGCCAGAACACGG GCCTGGGGGACTCCTCACCCCTGGCTGTTCCCCCCAACCCAGGTGGTGGTTCTCGACGGGCTACCCGTGGGCCCCGTCTGCCCCACGGCACAAGCACCCATGGCAAAGATGGATGCTCCCGGCATAACTGA
- the KIF19 gene encoding kinesin-like protein KIF19 isoform X4: MKDSGDSKDQQLMVALRVRPISVAELEEGATLIAHKVDEQMVVLMDPVEDPDDILRAHRSREKSYLFDVAFDFTATQEMVYQATTKSLIEGVISGYNATVFAYGPTGCGKTYTMLGTDQEPGIYVRTLNDLFRAIEETSNDMEYEVSMSYLEIMQLLMKGNRQRTQEPTAANQTSSRSHAVLQVAVRQRSRVKNILQEVRQGRLFMIDLAGSERASQTQNRGQRMKEGAHINRSLLALGNCINALSDKGSNKYINYRDSKLTRLLKDSLGGNSRTVMIAHISPASSAFEESRNTLTYAGRAKNIKTRVKQNLLNVSYHIAQYTSIIADLRGEIQRLKCKIDEQTGRGQARGRQDRGDIRHIQAEVQLHSGQGEKAGMGQLREQLASAFQEQMDVRRRLLELENRAMEVQIDTSRHLLTIAGWKHEKSRRALKWREEQRKECYAKDDSEKDSDTGDDQPDILEPPEVAAARDSIAALVGEQKQLRKQKLALEQRCRELRARGRRLEETLPRRIGSEEQREVLSLLCRVHELEVENTEMQSRALLRDGALRHRHEAVRRLEQHRSLCDEIIQGQRQIIDDYNLAVPQRLEELYEVYLRELEEGSLEQATIMDQVASRALQDSSLPKITPAGTSLTPDSDLESVKTLSSDAQHLQNSALPPLSTESEGHHVFKAGTGAWQAKSSSVPTPPPIQLGSLVMQEAPAQDSLGSWINSSPDSSENLSEIPLSHKERKEILTGTKCIWVKAARRRSRALGTEGRHLLAPATERSSLSLHSLSEGDDARPPGPLACKRPPSPTLQHAASEDNLSSSTGEAPSRAVGHHGDGPRPWLRGQKKSLGKKREESLEAKRRKRRSRSFEVTGQGLSHPKTHLLGPHQAEHISDHRMPVCRHPAPGIRHLGKVTLPLAKVKLPPSQNTGLGDSSPLAVPPNPGGGSRRATRGPRLPHGTSTHGKDGCSRHN, translated from the exons ATGGTGGTTCTTATGGACCCAGTGGAGGATCCCGACGACATCCTGCGGGCGCATCGCTCCCGGGAGAAGTCCTACCTGTTCGACGTGGCCTTTGACTTCACCGCCACCCAG GAGATGGTGTATCAGGCCACCACCAAGAGCCTCATCGAGGGCGTCATCTCAGGCTACAATGCCACTGTCTTTGCCTATGGCCCCACAG GCTGTGGGAAAACCTACACCATGCTGGGCACAGACCAGGAGCCTGGCATCTATGTTCGGACCCTCAATGACCTCTTCCGTGCCATCGAGGAGACCAGCAATGACATGGAGTATGAGGTCTCCATGTCCTACCTGGAG aTCATGCAGCTGCTGATGAAGGGGAACCGGCAGAGGACCCAGGAGCCCACGGCCGCCAACCAGACGTCGTCCCGCTCCCACGCAGTGCTGCAGGTGGCCGTGCGCCAGCGCAGCCGGGTCAAGAACATCTTGCAGGAGGTGCGGCAGGGCCGCCTGTTCATGATCGACCTGGCTGGCTCAGAGCGTGCCTCCCAG ACACAGAATCGTGGGCAGCGTATGAAGGAGGGGGCCCACATCAACCGCTCGCTGCTGGCACTGGGCAACTGCATCAACGCCCTGAGCGACAAGGGTAGCAACAAGTACATCAACTATCGCGACAGCAAGCTCACCCGGCTCCTGAAG GACTCTCTGGGAGGAAACAGCCGCACAGTGATGATCGCTCACATCAGTCCTGCGAGCAGTGCCTTCGAGGAGTCCCGGAACACCCTGACCTATGCCGGCCGGGCCAAGAACATCAAGACTAGG GTGAAGCAGAACCTCCTGAACGTCTCCTACCACATCGCACAGTACACCAGCATCATCGCTGACCTGCGGGGTGAGATCCAGCGACTCAAGTGCAAGATTGATGAGCAGACTGGGCGGGGCCAGGCCCGGGGCCGGCAGGATCGGGGTGACATCCGCCACATCCAAG CTGAGGTCCAGCTGCACAGCGGGCAGGGTGAGAAGGCTGGCATGGGACAGCTTCGGGAGCAGCTCGCCAGCGCCTTCCAGGAGCAGATGGATGTGCGGAGGCGCCTGCTGGAGCTGGAGAACCGCGCCATGGAGGTCCAGATTGACACCTCCCGACACCTGCTCACCATCGCCGG CTGGAAGCATGAGAAGTCCCGCCGGGCCCTCAAATGGCGGGAGGAGCAGCGAAAGGAGTGCTACGCTAAGGACGACAGCGAGAAGGACTCAGACACAGGCGATGACCAACCAGACATCCTGGAGCCACCCGAGGTGGCCGCAGCCCGGGACAGCATTGCAGCCCTGGTGGGCGAGCAGAAGCAACTGCGCAAGCAGAAG CTGGCGCTGGAGCAGCGCTGCCGGGAGCTGCGTGCGCGGGGCCGGCGCCTGGAGGAGACGCTGCCGCGGCGCATCGGCTCCGAGGAGCAGCGCGAGGTGCTCAGCCTGCTGTGCCGCGTGCACGAGCTCGAGGTGGAGAACACCGAGATGCAGTCGCGCGCGCTGCTCCGCGACGGTGCGCTCCGCCACCGCCACGAGGCCGTGCGCCGCCTGGAGCAGCACCGCAGTCTCTGCGACGAGATTATCCAGGGCCAGCGGCAGATCATCGACG ACTACAACCTGGCCGTCCCGCAGCGCCTGGAAGAGCTCTACGAAGTCTACCTGCGGGAGCTGGAGGAGGGCAGCCTGGAGCAGGCCACCATCATGGACCAAGTGGCCTCCAGGGCCCTGCAG gacAGCTCCTTGCCCAAAATTACCCCAGCAGGAACCTCACTGACCCCAGATTCTGACCTGGAGAGTGTGAAGACATTGAGCTCTGATGCCCAGCACCTGCAGAACAGCgccctccctcccctcagcaCAGAGAG TGAAGGCCACCACGTGTTCAAGGCTGGTACTGGGGCCTGGCAGGCAAAAAGCTCCTCTGtgcccaccccacctcccatCCAGCTCGGCAGCCTGGTGATGCAGGAG GCCCCGGCTCAGGACAGCCTGGGCAGCTGGATCAACTCTTCCCCTGACAGCAGTGAGAACCTGTCGGAGATCCCCTTGTCCCACAAAG AGAGGAAGGAGATCCTGACTGGCACCAAGTGCATCTGGGTGAAGGCCGCCCGGCGGCGCTCGCGGGCCCTGGGAACCGAGGGGCGACACCTGCTGGCACCCGCGACAGAGCGCAGCAGCCTGTCCCTGCACTCACTGAGCGAGGGCGACGATGCGCGGCCACCAGGCCCACTGGCCTGCAAGCGGCCGCCCAGCCCCACACTGCAGCATGCTGCCAGTGAGGACAACCTGTCCAGCAGCACGGGCGAGGCCCCGTCCCGGGCAGTCGGACATCATGGGGACGGCCCCAGGCCCTGGCTGCGTGGCCAGAAGAAAAGCCTGGGCAAGAAAAGGGAGGAGTCGCTGGAGGCAAAGAGAAGGAAGCGGAGGTCCCGATCCTTCGAGGTCACCGGGCAAGGG CTCTCCCACCCCAAGACACACCTCCTGGGGCCCCATCAGGCGGAGCACATCTCGGACCACAGGATGCCAGTGTGCAGGCACCCAGCCCCTGGTATCCGGCATCTGGGAAAGGTCACGCTACCTTTGGCCAAAGTCAAACTCCCTCCAAGCCAGAACACGG GCCTGGGGGACTCCTCACCCCTGGCTGTTCCCCCCAACCCAGGTGGTGGTTCTCGACGGGCTACCCGTGGGCCCCGTCTGCCCCACGGCACAAGCACCCATGGCAAAGATGGATGCTCCCGGCATAACTGA